In Phyllopteryx taeniolatus isolate TA_2022b chromosome 13, UOR_Ptae_1.2, whole genome shotgun sequence, the following are encoded in one genomic region:
- the nkx2.4a gene encoding NK2 homeobox 4a isoform X1, with the protein MSLSPKHTTPFSVTDILSPIEETYKKFSAMDGAGNLTSPLGAYRQPQVSQTGMQQHSMSHNGGVAAAYHMPHSVSQFSHSAMGGYCNGNIGNMGELPSYQETMRNSAAATGWYSTNPDPRYSTSMNMAGMGALAGMGDASKSMPALHAAPRRKRRVLFSQAQVYELERRFKQQKYLSAPEREHLASMIHLTPTQVKIWFQNHRYKMKRQAKDKAAQQMQQQQQQQQQQQQQQDGTVCQQQAQSPRRVAVPVLVKDGKPCQNASNTPTPNQQAVQQNGAGVVLGQHQNQQQVNDLDLEEMSPSPPSLHSQLSMAQIDTSAVDYTSNMVTSNLLYGRTW; encoded by the exons ATGTCGTTGAGCCCAAAGCACACAACGCCGTTTTCAGTCACAGATATTTTGAGTCCAATCGAGGAGACCTACAAGAAGTTCAGTGCCATGGACGGCGCAGGGAACCTAACCTCTCCGCTGGGAGCCTACCGGCAGCCTCAGGTGTCTCAGACCGGCATGCAGCAGCACTCCATGAGCCACAACGGCGGCGTGGCGGCCGCCTACCACATGCCGCACTCGGTGTCCCAGTTCTCCCACAGCGCCATGGGGGGATACTGCAATGGGAACATTGGCAACATGGGAGAGCTGCCGTCCTACCAGGAGACCATGAGGAATAGCGCTGCAGCAACAGGCTGGTACAGCACCAACCCTGATCCGAGATACTCCACCA GTATGAACATGGCGGGCATGGGTGCCCTCGCGGGGATGGGGGACGCCTCCAAGTCCATGCCGGCCCTGCACGCTGCGCCCAGGAGGAAGCGGCGGGTCCTCTTCTCGCAAGCTCAGGTCTACGAGCTGGAGAGGAGGTTCAAGCAGCAGAAGTACCTGTCGGCGCCGGAGAGGGAGCACCTGGCCAGCATGATCCACCTGACGCCGACCCAGGTTAAGATCTGGTTCCAGAACCACCGGTACAAGATGAAGCGCCAGGCCAAGGACAAGGCGGCGCAGCAGatgcaacaacagcagcagcaacagcagcagcagcagcagcagcaggacggGACCGTGTGCCAACAGCAGGCCCAGTCCCCGCGGCGCGTAGCCGTACCGGTTCTGGTCAAGGACGGCAAACCGTGCCAGAACGCCTCCAACACGCCGACGCCGAACCAGCAAGCCGTGCAGCAGAACGGGGCCGGAGTGGTGCTGGGCCAGCACCAGAACCAGCAGCAGGTCAACGATTTGGACCTGGAGGAGATGTCGCCCAGCCCCCCCTCGCTGCACAGCCAGCTCAGCATGGCCCAAATAGACACTTCTGCCGTAGATTACACCAGTAACATGGTCACCTCGAACCTCCTCTACGGCAGAACGTGGTAG
- the nkx2.4a gene encoding NK2 homeobox 4a isoform X2, whose translation MSLSPKHTTPFSVTDILSPIEETYKKFSAMDGAGNLTSPLGAYRQPQVSQTGMQQHSMSHNGGVAAAYHMPHSVSQFSHSAMGGYCNGNIGNMGELPSYQETMRNSAAATGWYSTNPDPRYSTICRFTGPSAGMNMAGMGALAGMGDASKSMPALHAAPRRKRRVLFSQAQVYELERRFKQQKYLSAPEREHLASMIHLTPTQVKIWFQNHRYKMKRQAKDKAAQQMQQQQQQQQQQQQQQDGTVCQQQAQSPRRVAVPVLVKDGKPCQNASNTPTPNQQAVQQNGAGVVLGQHQNQQQVNDLDLEEMSPSPPSLHSQLSMAQIDTSAVDYTSNMVTSNLLYGRTW comes from the exons ATGTCGTTGAGCCCAAAGCACACAACGCCGTTTTCAGTCACAGATATTTTGAGTCCAATCGAGGAGACCTACAAGAAGTTCAGTGCCATGGACGGCGCAGGGAACCTAACCTCTCCGCTGGGAGCCTACCGGCAGCCTCAGGTGTCTCAGACCGGCATGCAGCAGCACTCCATGAGCCACAACGGCGGCGTGGCGGCCGCCTACCACATGCCGCACTCGGTGTCCCAGTTCTCCCACAGCGCCATGGGGGGATACTGCAATGGGAACATTGGCAACATGGGAGAGCTGCCGTCCTACCAGGAGACCATGAGGAATAGCGCTGCAGCAACAGGCTGGTACAGCACCAACCCTGATCCGAGATACTCCACCA TTTGTAGATTCACGGGACCTTCCGCAGGTATGAACATGGCGGGCATGGGTGCCCTCGCGGGGATGGGGGACGCCTCCAAGTCCATGCCGGCCCTGCACGCTGCGCCCAGGAGGAAGCGGCGGGTCCTCTTCTCGCAAGCTCAGGTCTACGAGCTGGAGAGGAGGTTCAAGCAGCAGAAGTACCTGTCGGCGCCGGAGAGGGAGCACCTGGCCAGCATGATCCACCTGACGCCGACCCAGGTTAAGATCTGGTTCCAGAACCACCGGTACAAGATGAAGCGCCAGGCCAAGGACAAGGCGGCGCAGCAGatgcaacaacagcagcagcaacagcagcagcagcagcagcagcaggacggGACCGTGTGCCAACAGCAGGCCCAGTCCCCGCGGCGCGTAGCCGTACCGGTTCTGGTCAAGGACGGCAAACCGTGCCAGAACGCCTCCAACACGCCGACGCCGAACCAGCAAGCCGTGCAGCAGAACGGGGCCGGAGTGGTGCTGGGCCAGCACCAGAACCAGCAGCAGGTCAACGATTTGGACCTGGAGGAGATGTCGCCCAGCCCCCCCTCGCTGCACAGCCAGCTCAGCATGGCCCAAATAGACACTTCTGCCGTAGATTACACCAGTAACATGGTCACCTCGAACCTCCTCTACGGCAGAACGTGGTAG